One bacterium genomic window, ACCTCGGCTTCGATCTCGCCGGACTTCTTCGGTTCGAAGCCGATGTGGCTCGTCCGCAGCCGGCCGCTGCGGTCGATCAGGTAGCTGGCCGGCATGCCCTCGATGCCGTACGCCGTCGCGAGCTTGCCCTCGATGTCCCAGATGACCTGCAGGTCGCCCCCGAGTTCGGCGAGGAAGGCCTCGGCGGCCTTGCGGTCGTGGTCCTCGTTCACCATCAGCACGGTCAGGCCCTGCTCGCCGTACTTCTTCTGCAGCTCGCGCAGCCAGGGGAAGGACGAGCGGCAGGGCTGGCACCACGAGGCCCAGAAATCCACGTAGACCACGCGGCCGGCGTAGGGCTTCAGGTCCAGGGCGGTCGGGGTCGGGACGCGCGGGCCGTCGAGACCGGCGACGGCGGGCAGCGAGACGGACAGCAGCGCGACCAGGACGGTCAAGGCAAGCATGGCCCTCTTCATGACGGGCTCCTTTCGGCGACGGCGGCTCCACACGGACCGGGGGATCCTAGCGAACTCCTAGCCGAATGGATAGTTCCGAAATTCAGGGGTGGGTCAGGGCGGCGGCGGCCAGGGCGAGCAGCAGGGGGGAGAGCAGGACGGCGGCGGCGCGCAAAAAGATCTGGCGTGACATCGATAAGCCTTTTCGGGGAAGCCTGTTCCGGGGTTGGCGGCGCACCTCCGTGGCGCGACCGGCGCCAAAATAGGCCGCGCCTTACCCTGGGGCAAGCCGTAAATGACGACGGGGATGGTCTTTTCACGATCGGTGCCGTATCATGAGTCCGGATGTTTGTTGCCACCCCTGGTAACCTTCTGCCTCGCTGGAGGTCCGTCATGCTGCGCTCCGCGCGCTTGGCCAAGCTGCTGCTGTTGTCGCTGCTGCTGGTGCTGGGCCTGTTCTCCGGCTGCTCCGATTCCACGTCGCCCGCGCCCGACGACCAGGACAACGTCCTGGATCCCGGCGGCGGCACCTTCGCCCTGAAGGACATGACCATCCCGATCCCCTGGGGACCGCCGGTGCTGCTGCGCCTCGAGGGCGCGAACCTCGTGACCGACCCCGCCGACGGGACCGTGTCGCTGGACGTGAACGTGCGCAACCTGTCGGACCGCACGATCGGCGTGCCGCTGACCGTCTGGCTGTCCGGGTTCACGCCGGCTGACGTCGCACCGCTCAATGCCGACGTCGTGCCGGGCGACGATCCCGTCTGGCCGGCCGGTGTCGATTCGAGCGGCGTCTGGATGGAGTGGGGCTACGACTATGCCGGGCTGATCGGCGACGACGGCCTGCTCGCCCCCGGCGAGGCGTCCGACGCGAAGACCTGGATCTTCCAGGACCCGTCGCTGGGCTCGTTCGCCTTCGCCGCGCGCGCCGACCTCGGCGGCGATCCCGGCCAGGCGCGCCTGGGCGGGGTCTGCTTCCTGGACCGCGATTACGACAGCCATCCCGGCGAGGGCGAGGAACCCTTCACCGCCGGCACGATCATCGTGACCGGCCCCGGCGACTACTGGTACGCCGCGTCGCCCGGCTTCGACGGGCGCTACGAGGCGCCGCTGTGGGAGCCCGGCATCTACCAGGTCGCCTTCGAGACTTACGAGATGACGCCGATGCCGCTGGTGTTCACGACGCCGAACCCGCTGACGGTCATGATCGTCGCCGGGCCCGACGGCGTGGTGCAGAGCTTCCTGGACGCGAACTTCGGCGTGGCGCCCGACTGGTTCCCGCCGCCGTCCGCCCAGCCGATCTGGTTCACCGACCTGCAGCCCGACGACCTGCACGTGGCGCCCTGGAACTTCATGGACGCGTCGGTCCAGGGTTCGCTGATGACCTTCCACG contains:
- a CDS encoding TlpA disulfide reductase family protein, whose product is MKRAMLALTVLVALLSVSLPAVAGLDGPRVPTPTALDLKPYAGRVVYVDFWASWCQPCRSSFPWLRELQKKYGEQGLTVLMVNEDHDRKAAEAFLAELGGDLQVIWDIEGKLATAYGIEGMPASYLIDRSGRLRTSHIGFEPKKSGEIEAEVTTLLAE